A single genomic interval of Nitratidesulfovibrio sp. SRB-5 harbors:
- a CDS encoding class I SAM-dependent methyltransferase: MTADPYARIAEWYDLLLNPVLDGVRRAVAEVCRAEGLLRVLDACCGTGRQCAVLRGAGVGCIGSDLSPAMLGAAQSATRVVHSTTSAAGPCERDAASGGGDPLRQRAVGGGESPSAAGFSQFFCRIPLLRADARVLPFADNAFDAVVLSLALHEMPEAVGNAALAEALRVAPRVLLADYRLAERNLDLPAALFVHLPERLAGAEHYRNFRGFMARGGVEGLAHRAGVTVIRRERLFGGAGALLLAERNSRAA, encoded by the coding sequence ATGACCGCCGACCCGTATGCCCGCATCGCGGAATGGTACGACCTGTTGCTGAACCCCGTGCTGGACGGGGTGCGCCGGGCCGTGGCCGAGGTCTGCCGAGCCGAGGGGCTGCTGCGGGTGCTGGATGCCTGCTGCGGCACCGGTCGGCAATGCGCGGTGCTGCGCGGGGCGGGCGTGGGCTGCATCGGGTCGGACCTTTCCCCGGCCATGCTGGGCGCGGCCCAGTCCGCCACCCGCGTGGTCCACTCCACCACCAGTGCGGCCGGGCCCTGCGAGCGGGATGCGGCCAGCGGGGGCGGTGACCCGCTGCGCCAGCGTGCAGTCGGGGGGGGCGAAAGCCCGTCTGCCGCTGGCTTTTCTCAATTTTTCTGCCGCATTCCCTTGTTGCGCGCCGATGCGCGTGTGCTGCCCTTCGCGGATAACGCCTTTGATGCGGTGGTGCTGTCGTTGGCCCTGCACGAGATGCCGGAGGCCGTGGGCAACGCGGCCCTGGCCGAGGCCCTGCGCGTGGCCCCGCGCGTGCTGCTGGCCGACTACCGGCTGGCCGAACGCAACCTGGACCTGCCCGCCGCCCTGTTCGTGCACCTGCCGGAACGGCTGGCCGGGGCGGAACACTACCGCAACTTCCGGGGGTTCATGGCCCGTGGCGGGGTGGAAGGGCTGGCGCACCGGGCCGGGGTGACCGTCATCCGGCGGGAACGGCTGTTCGGCGGGGCCGGGGCGCTGCTGCTGGCGGAGCGGAACAGCCGGGCAGCGTGA
- a CDS encoding HAD family hydrolase: MARRTLHCAGVAVRAVVFDFDGTLAAPTLDFGVMRRTVAEAMRAHLEPPQRPNPPVMPRQTGLAGQAKQTGPTDLAELAGPTRLPDRRDLPVMEWIAHVAGLLEAHGRRDDAAALHADAHAAIRRVEVEAAARGSLFPFTRPMLAALSAMDVAVAIVTRNCPEAVRAVFPDVDALCPCLLTRDDVPSVKPDPDHLLRALGMLGRAPAEALMVGDHPMDIVTGHRAGTLTAGVASGESPARALHEAGAHVVADDCAALMVHLGLTEADSETPG; this comes from the coding sequence ATGGCCCGCCGCACGCTGCATTGCGCCGGGGTGGCCGTGCGCGCCGTGGTCTTCGACTTCGACGGCACCCTTGCCGCGCCCACGCTGGACTTCGGCGTCATGCGCCGTACCGTGGCGGAGGCCATGCGGGCACATCTGGAGCCGCCGCAACGCCCGAATCCGCCGGTCATGCCGCGTCAAACGGGGCTGGCTGGCCAGGCGAAACAAACGGGTCCAACAGATCTGGCGGAACTGGCGGGGCCGACGAGACTTCCCGACAGGCGTGACCTGCCGGTGATGGAATGGATCGCCCACGTGGCGGGCCTGCTGGAAGCGCATGGCCGACGCGACGACGCGGCCGCCCTGCATGCCGATGCCCACGCCGCCATCCGCCGCGTGGAGGTGGAGGCCGCCGCCCGGGGCAGCCTGTTTCCGTTCACCCGCCCCATGCTGGCAGCGTTGTCAGCCATGGACGTTGCCGTGGCCATCGTGACCCGCAACTGCCCGGAGGCGGTGCGGGCCGTGTTTCCCGACGTGGACGCCCTGTGCCCCTGCCTGCTCACCCGCGACGACGTGCCCAGCGTAAAGCCAGACCCGGACCACCTGCTGCGCGCGCTGGGCATGCTGGGCCGCGCCCCCGCAGAGGCGCTGATGGTGGGCGACCACCCCATGGACATCGTGACCGGGCACCGCGCGGGCACCCTGACCGCCGGGGTGGCCAGCGGCGAAAGCCCTGCCCGCGCGCTGCACGAGGCCGGGGCGCACGTGGTGGCCGACGACTGCGCGGCGCTGATGGTGCATCTGGGGCTGACCGAAGCGGATTCCGAGACGCCGGGTTAG
- a CDS encoding DUF3179 domain-containing protein, which yields MRQRMQPHGTIFPPHRTVPATLAGLPARIGLFNVGLVRFSGLACACLAALLCLTLPAAAGPRNDDDLKQLTASLLETKIKPDAIPALYRPEYTSTISAALSLEDPEPVFVVRLPDGPRIYPQRIMVWHEVVNEVVGDATYCITYSPLTGVLAAYKGQAGRFMTTFGVDGRLLYNNTVLFDRATGSLWSQLLGIAIDGPLRGKVLQRIPAWWTTWGVARAAMPDAKVLATPTAIRRSYGKDPYGSYLLPGTYYDDDRIMHPVPKLDRRMKPKTPILGMDVQGQQLAIDVATLRKNGVANIDQGPTPLLAVVDRRLDVIRVYDRTVWSKPATFALKKGSPNRLVDTESGSEWSIDGKAEAGPMKGAVLNELIPVNAMWFAWSSFHPATLVVPTSDAWPAPPQSQPQLNLPGLAPFQ from the coding sequence ATGCGGCAACGGATGCAACCACACGGCACCATCTTTCCGCCACACCGCACCGTGCCGGCGACACTGGCGGGCCTGCCCGCGCGTATCGGCCTGTTCAACGTCGGGCTCGTCAGGTTCAGCGGACTGGCCTGCGCCTGCCTTGCCGCCCTGCTGTGCCTGACGTTGCCCGCAGCCGCGGGCCCCCGCAACGACGACGACCTGAAGCAGCTGACGGCCAGCCTGCTGGAAACCAAGATCAAGCCCGACGCCATTCCCGCCCTGTACCGCCCGGAATACACCTCCACCATCAGCGCCGCCCTCAGTCTGGAAGACCCGGAACCGGTCTTCGTGGTGCGCCTGCCCGACGGCCCGCGCATCTACCCCCAGCGCATCATGGTCTGGCACGAGGTGGTCAACGAGGTGGTGGGCGACGCCACCTACTGCATCACCTACAGCCCGCTCACCGGGGTGCTGGCCGCGTACAAGGGCCAGGCGGGCCGGTTCATGACCACCTTCGGGGTGGATGGCCGCCTGCTGTACAACAACACCGTGCTCTTCGACAGGGCCACCGGCAGCCTGTGGTCGCAACTGCTGGGCATTGCCATCGACGGCCCCCTGCGCGGCAAGGTGCTGCAACGCATACCCGCCTGGTGGACCACCTGGGGCGTGGCGCGCGCGGCCATGCCCGATGCGAAGGTGCTGGCCACCCCCACGGCCATCCGCCGCTCGTACGGCAAGGATCCCTACGGTTCCTACCTGCTGCCCGGCACCTACTACGACGACGACCGCATCATGCACCCCGTGCCCAAGCTGGACAGGCGCATGAAGCCCAAGACGCCCATCCTCGGCATGGACGTGCAGGGGCAGCAACTGGCCATCGACGTGGCTACCCTGCGCAAGAACGGCGTGGCCAACATCGACCAGGGCCCCACGCCGCTGCTGGCCGTGGTGGACCGGCGGCTGGACGTGATCCGGGTGTACGACCGCACGGTGTGGAGCAAGCCCGCCACCTTCGCGCTGAAGAAGGGCAGCCCCAACCGGCTGGTGGACACCGAAAGCGGCAGCGAATGGTCCATCGACGGCAAGGCCGAGGCTGGCCCCATGAAGGGCGCCGTGCTGAACGAGCTGATCCCCGTCAACGCCATGTGGTTTGCCTGGTCCAGCTTTCACCCGGCAACGCTGGTGGTGCCGACCAGTGACGCCTGGCCCGCGCCGCCCCAGTCCCAGCCCCAGCTGAACCTGCCGGGACTGGCCCCGTTCCAGTGA
- the galE gene encoding UDP-glucose 4-epimerase GalE, with translation MGETPICNVLVCGGAGYIGSHMVRALVARGCTPVIFDNLSTGHADAVDAAAPDCDLVRGDLLDRQALRRVFAEHSFDAVMHFSARSLVGESVREPALYYANNVTGTLNLLDAMREAGVLRLVFSSTAAVYGNPVAERIAETHPLAPVNPYGASKLMVERMLADHATAYGLRSVALRYFNAAGADRAGGIGESHSPETHLIPNILRAVLGTGPALTVFGSDYDTPDGTCVRDYIHVNDLCDAHLAALDKLLAAPVGTAALKDGLTKDGLTKDGLTAEPGGKVALHYNLGNGLGFTVRQVIDAAARVTGREVPYTVGPRRDGDPARLVADSTLAGRELGWTPKVADIREIIETAWAWHRDQKY, from the coding sequence ATGGGCGAAACACCCATCTGCAACGTGCTGGTCTGCGGCGGTGCGGGCTACATCGGCTCGCACATGGTGCGGGCGCTGGTGGCGCGCGGCTGCACGCCCGTGATCTTCGACAATCTTTCCACCGGCCACGCCGATGCCGTGGATGCCGCCGCCCCCGACTGCGACCTTGTGCGTGGCGACCTGCTGGATCGCCAGGCCCTGCGCCGGGTGTTCGCCGAGCACAGCTTTGACGCGGTGATGCACTTTTCCGCCCGCAGCCTGGTGGGTGAATCGGTGCGCGAACCCGCACTGTACTACGCCAACAACGTCACCGGCACCCTGAACCTGCTGGACGCCATGCGCGAGGCGGGCGTGCTGCGGCTGGTGTTCTCGTCCACGGCGGCGGTGTACGGCAACCCGGTTGCCGAGCGCATTGCCGAGACGCATCCGCTGGCCCCGGTGAACCCCTACGGCGCGTCCAAGCTGATGGTGGAGCGCATGCTGGCCGACCACGCCACCGCCTACGGGCTGCGCTCCGTGGCACTGCGCTACTTCAACGCCGCCGGGGCGGACCGGGCGGGGGGCATCGGCGAATCGCATTCGCCGGAAACGCACCTCATCCCCAACATCCTGCGCGCGGTGCTGGGCACCGGACCCGCGCTCACCGTGTTCGGCAGCGACTACGACACCCCGGACGGCACCTGCGTGCGCGACTACATCCACGTCAACGACCTGTGCGATGCCCACCTGGCCGCGCTGGACAAGTTGCTGGCGGCGCCCGTGGGCACGGCGGCCCTGAAGGACGGGCTGACGAAGGACGGGCTGACGAAGGACGGGCTGACGGCGGAACCAGGCGGGAAGGTGGCGCTGCACTACAACCTCGGCAACGGGCTTGGGTTCACCGTGCGGCAGGTCATCGACGCGGCGGCACGGGTGACCGGGCGCGAGGTGCCCTATACCGTGGGGCCGCGCCGCGATGGCGACCCGGCCCGGCTGGTGGCCGACAGCACGCTGGCGGGCAGGGAACTGGGCTGGACGCCGAAGGTTGCCGACATCCGCGAGATCATCGAGACCGCGTGGGCCTGGCACCGCGACCAGAAGTACTAG
- a CDS encoding efflux RND transporter periplasmic adaptor subunit, protein MPLAVLLGATLLLAGCGESSPTASSPRTVRAATVLLTEREAVACRAFPATVRARRVVTLAAKGPGAVGTVYAEEGALLAPGTPILQVDDTELAERVAATRSERQAAERQRDAVAARLAYAAANLARTTELVRTGGVSRDDFDRATAEHGSLREEAAALEGRIAALRHQEREQEATRGYSRVTSPVHGVLARRLADAGTFVAAGQVLAQVDDLSGPVDLVAAVDEGLLPLAHPDQPVLVEVPALVAAQTTAQTTGPATGPVSGPVPVQTAQSPQPPVAPQSVRDARVAAVVASVDAATRTFTLKAQLPRDMVRAGARTGMFGRVLLPTGRESRLLLPAAAVVRRGDLDVVFVADAGGVLRLRPVRLGQRWYGLERPDGLWLLPLPSGDGPGTPSGALLEVTAGLAPGDRVVVDPAPDLADGDRLAVQG, encoded by the coding sequence TTGCCGCTGGCCGTGCTGCTTGGCGCCACCCTGTTGCTGGCAGGATGCGGCGAATCCTCGCCCACCGCCTCGTCGCCGCGCACGGTGCGGGCGGCAACGGTGTTGCTGACCGAGCGCGAGGCCGTGGCCTGCCGCGCCTTTCCGGCCACGGTGCGTGCCCGCCGGGTGGTGACGCTGGCGGCCAAGGGGCCGGGTGCGGTAGGTACGGTGTATGCCGAGGAAGGGGCGTTGCTGGCTCCCGGAACGCCCATATTGCAGGTGGACGACACGGAACTGGCCGAGCGCGTGGCCGCTACCCGGTCCGAACGGCAGGCGGCGGAACGCCAGCGCGACGCGGTGGCGGCCCGGCTGGCGTATGCCGCCGCCAACCTTGCCCGGACCACCGAACTGGTGCGTACCGGCGGGGTCAGCCGCGACGATTTTGACCGCGCCACGGCCGAGCATGGCTCCCTGCGCGAAGAGGCCGCCGCGCTGGAGGGCCGCATCGCCGCCCTGCGCCATCAGGAGCGGGAACAGGAAGCCACGCGCGGCTACAGCCGTGTGACCAGCCCGGTGCATGGGGTGCTGGCGCGCCGTCTGGCCGATGCGGGCACCTTCGTGGCTGCCGGACAGGTTCTGGCTCAGGTGGACGACCTTTCCGGCCCCGTGGATCTGGTGGCCGCCGTGGATGAGGGACTGCTGCCGCTGGCGCACCCGGACCAGCCCGTGCTGGTGGAGGTGCCCGCTCTTGTGGCCGCTCAAACGACCGCCCAAACGACTGGCCCGGCGACTGGCCCTGTGTCCGGTCCGGTCCCGGTTCAGACGGCGCAGTCCCCGCAGCCTCCTGTTGCGCCGCAGTCGGTGCGGGACGCCCGCGTGGCCGCCGTGGTGGCATCGGTGGATGCGGCCACCCGCACCTTCACCCTCAAGGCGCAGTTGCCGCGGGACATGGTGCGGGCTGGCGCGCGCACCGGCATGTTCGGCAGGGTGCTGTTGCCCACGGGGCGCGAATCCCGGCTGCTGTTGCCCGCCGCCGCCGTGGTGCGGCGCGGCGATCTGGACGTGGTTTTCGTGGCGGACGCGGGAGGCGTGCTGCGGCTGCGTCCGGTACGCCTGGGCCAGCGCTGGTACGGGCTGGAACGTCCGGATGGCCTGTGGCTGCTGCCCCTGCCTTCCGGTGATGGCCCGGGCACCCCGTCTGGCGCGCTGCTGGAAGTGACGGCTGGCCTTGCCCCCGGTGACCGCGTGGTGGTCGACCCCGCGCCCGATCTGGCCGATGGCGACCGGCTGGCGGTGCAAGGGTAG
- a CDS encoding efflux RND transporter permease subunit yields MPPAPPHGHGLLGAITGALVDSRLVPLLILGALLLGVAAILLTPSEEEPQIIVPMIDIHVRMPGATPAEVETRVVGPMEKLLWEIPGVEYVYSTSMDGEAMAIVRFKVGEDPERSLIRTYGKLYQHLDWIPPGCSQPLLKPRSIDDVPVMALTFGSATRGARDLRAVALLVNNAVRALPGVAQTTITGGLRREVAVQPDPQRLRAVGLDLAGLAQALGVRNQAALAGEMVAGGHAFSVRLDGFLRTPQEVAETVVAVADGRPVLLRDVAAISDEQPEPDQYVFTAAGPAAHQKHINLPPGRMLPAVTLSVAKRPGVNARDLTLAVRKVVDDRRGVDIPPDVEVLVTRDYGATAQAKADELLEHLVLAAVSVGGIVALFLGLRASVVVMVAVPVTLAVTLATYYLLGYTLNRVTLFALIFCIGILVDDPIVDVENIVRHLRLPGNDKRPLRAVVVEAVNEVRAPLVLATFTVIAAIMPMAFVGGLMGPYMRPMPVGASVAMLLSMAVAFGITPWTARHVLRPVGGAQGHGHGEGPEDWGTRQYRRLMGMLLHAPHRRWLFLGGVAALLVLACSLVPLRAVMVKMLPFDNKSEFQVVVDMPTGTPLEATARAAADMADALLTMPEVTDCQVYAGTAAPFTFSGLIRHYYLRSGQEMADVQVNLADKGRRKAASHDIAKRAREMLVPVAARHGARIKVVEVPPGPPVLQTLVAEIYGPDEAGRLRVAEQVKGVFAATPSVVDVDWYVSDPRREQRIVIEPDKAALAGVSPERARQVVQAAIGGVTTGLLHDPDAREDVPVVVRLPRERRAVPPDLAALHVTADAGRGGAQVPLSAFARIEERIQPRAIYHKNLQSVVYVTADMAGAEESPPYAMARIDASLRELGDKGEGAWQRHAGARLDTLYTRQPESLRGFSLKWDGEWQITYEVFRDMGVAFAAVMVLVYMLTVGWFGSYTTPIAIMSPIPLSLIGIIPAHAALGAFFTATSMIGFIAGAGIVVRNSIILVDFIEVRRSEGAPLDVAVVEAGAVRFRPMLLTALSVVAGAFVILFDPIFQGLAISLLAGEVAATVFSRMVVPVLYYLDQHRRNPAGG; encoded by the coding sequence GTGCCTCCCGCGCCCCCGCACGGGCACGGCCTGCTTGGCGCCATCACCGGCGCGCTGGTGGATTCGCGGCTGGTGCCGCTGCTGATCCTGGGCGCGCTGCTGCTGGGCGTGGCGGCCATCCTGCTGACACCCAGCGAGGAAGAACCGCAGATCATCGTGCCCATGATCGACATCCACGTGCGCATGCCGGGGGCCACCCCGGCAGAAGTGGAGACGCGCGTGGTTGGCCCCATGGAAAAACTGCTCTGGGAGATTCCCGGCGTGGAGTACGTCTACTCCACCTCCATGGACGGCGAGGCCATGGCCATCGTGCGCTTCAAGGTGGGCGAAGACCCGGAGCGCAGCCTCATCCGCACCTACGGCAAGCTGTACCAGCATCTGGACTGGATACCCCCCGGCTGTTCGCAGCCGCTGCTGAAGCCGCGCTCCATCGACGACGTGCCGGTGATGGCCCTGACCTTTGGCAGCGCCACGCGCGGCGCGCGCGACCTGCGGGCCGTGGCCCTGCTGGTGAACAACGCGGTGCGCGCCCTGCCCGGCGTGGCCCAGACCACCATCACCGGCGGCCTGCGGCGCGAGGTGGCCGTGCAGCCCGACCCGCAGCGGCTGCGCGCCGTGGGGCTGGACCTGGCCGGACTGGCGCAGGCGCTGGGCGTGCGCAACCAGGCCGCGCTGGCGGGCGAGATGGTGGCGGGCGGGCACGCCTTTTCCGTACGGCTGGACGGTTTTTTGCGCACCCCGCAAGAGGTGGCCGAAACCGTGGTGGCCGTGGCGGACGGACGCCCGGTACTGCTGCGCGACGTGGCCGCCATCAGCGACGAGCAGCCGGAGCCGGACCAGTACGTGTTCACCGCCGCCGGGCCTGCCGCGCACCAGAAGCACATCAACCTGCCGCCGGGGCGCATGCTGCCCGCCGTCACCCTGTCCGTGGCCAAGCGGCCCGGCGTCAACGCGCGCGACCTGACCCTTGCGGTGCGCAAGGTGGTGGACGACCGGCGCGGGGTGGACATTCCGCCCGACGTAGAGGTGCTGGTCACCCGCGACTACGGGGCCACGGCGCAGGCCAAGGCCGACGAACTGCTGGAGCACCTGGTGCTGGCCGCCGTTTCCGTGGGGGGCATCGTGGCGCTGTTCCTGGGGCTGCGGGCCAGCGTGGTGGTGATGGTGGCGGTGCCGGTGACCCTGGCGGTCACCCTGGCCACCTACTACCTGCTGGGCTACACCCTGAACCGGGTCACCCTGTTCGCGCTCATCTTCTGCATCGGGATACTGGTGGACGACCCCATCGTGGACGTGGAGAACATCGTCCGCCACCTGCGCCTGCCGGGCAACGACAAGCGCCCCCTGCGCGCCGTGGTGGTGGAGGCGGTGAACGAGGTGCGCGCCCCGCTGGTGCTGGCCACCTTCACCGTCATCGCGGCCATCATGCCCATGGCCTTCGTGGGCGGGCTGATGGGGCCGTACATGCGGCCCATGCCGGTGGGGGCATCGGTGGCCATGCTGTTGTCCATGGCCGTGGCCTTCGGCATCACCCCGTGGACGGCGCGGCACGTGCTGCGCCCCGTCGGCGGCGCGCAGGGGCATGGGCACGGCGAAGGGCCGGAGGACTGGGGCACCCGCCAGTACCGCCGCCTGATGGGCATGCTGCTGCACGCCCCGCACCGGCGCTGGCTGTTCCTGGGGGGCGTGGCCGCGCTGCTGGTGCTGGCCTGCTCGCTGGTGCCGCTGCGGGCGGTAATGGTCAAGATGCTGCCCTTCGACAACAAGAGCGAATTTCAGGTGGTGGTGGACATGCCCACGGGCACCCCGCTGGAGGCCACCGCCCGTGCCGCCGCCGACATGGCCGACGCGCTGCTGACCATGCCGGAGGTGACCGACTGCCAGGTGTACGCGGGCACCGCCGCGCCGTTCACCTTCAGCGGACTGATCCGCCACTACTACCTGCGTTCCGGGCAGGAAATGGCGGACGTGCAGGTGAATCTGGCGGACAAGGGCCGACGCAAGGCCGCCAGCCACGACATCGCCAAGCGGGCGCGCGAAATGTTGGTCCCGGTGGCCGCGCGCCACGGCGCGCGCATCAAGGTGGTGGAGGTGCCCCCCGGACCGCCGGTGCTGCAAACGCTGGTGGCGGAAATCTACGGCCCGGACGAGGCCGGGCGGCTGCGCGTGGCGGAGCAGGTGAAGGGCGTGTTTGCCGCGACGCCCAGCGTGGTGGACGTGGACTGGTACGTCAGCGACCCGCGCCGCGAGCAGCGCATCGTCATCGAGCCGGACAAGGCCGCGTTGGCTGGGGTGTCGCCCGAACGGGCGCGCCAGGTGGTGCAGGCGGCCATAGGCGGCGTGACCACGGGCCTGCTGCACGACCCGGACGCGCGCGAGGACGTGCCGGTGGTGGTGCGCCTGCCGCGCGAGCGCCGGGCCGTTCCGCCCGACCTTGCCGCCCTGCACGTGACGGCGGATGCCGGACGCGGCGGCGCGCAGGTGCCGCTTTCGGCCTTCGCCCGCATCGAGGAACGCATCCAGCCGCGCGCCATCTACCACAAGAACCTGCAATCGGTGGTCTACGTCACCGCCGACATGGCCGGGGCGGAAGAAAGCCCCCCCTACGCCATGGCCCGCATCGACGCGTCCCTGCGCGAGCTGGGCGACAAGGGCGAGGGCGCATGGCAGCGCCACGCCGGGGCGCGGCTGGACACCCTGTACACCCGCCAGCCGGAATCGCTGCGCGGCTTCAGCCTGAAGTGGGACGGAGAATGGCAGATCACCTACGAGGTGTTCCGGGACATGGGCGTGGCCTTCGCCGCCGTCATGGTGCTGGTGTACATGCTCACGGTGGGGTGGTTCGGCTCGTACACCACGCCCATCGCCATCATGTCGCCCATCCCGCTTTCGCTCATCGGCATCATTCCGGCCCACGCGGCGCTGGGGGCGTTTTTCACGGCCACGTCCATGATCGGGTTCATCGCCGGGGCGGGCATCGTGGTGCGCAATTCCATCATTCTGGTGGACTTCATCGAGGTGCGCCGGTCGGAGGGCGCGCCGCTGGACGTGGCCGTGGTGGAGGCCGGAGCGGTGCGCTTCCGGCCCATGCTGCTCACCGCGCTGTCGGTGGTGGCCGGGGCCTTCGTCATCCTGTTCGACCCCATTTTCCAGGGGCTGGCCATTTCGCTGCTGGCGGGCGAGGTGGCGGCCACGGTGTTCTCGCGCATGGTGGTGCCGGTGCTGTACTACCTCGACCAGCACCGCAGGAACCCGGCGGGCGGGTAG
- the lpxB gene encoding lipid-A-disaccharide synthase — MTNTPQPGAEPAEAAALVAAASAPTSGATSGATSGATSGATTGPTTGAAPTPPPRTVWINAGELSGDMHGGHLLEALRRRDPSLRCIGMGGPHLRGAGQDAILRVEDLSVMGITEVLGYLPRILGMLRRIKAELAARRPDAVVLIDAPEFNFRIASAAHALGIPVHYYISPKIWAWRTGRVNFIRRHIRRMICILPFEVEFYRRHGMDVDYVGNPLLDMMDWQRLDAIAPVPGRIGLMPGSRRKEIEALMPEYGKAARLLLADRPGLSFHCVRAPNVTEDALRALWPADVPLTIESPDDRYATLRTCQLLLAASGTATLETALLGVPTLVAYRVSPFSYWLGKRLVKVRWVSLPNLVLNREVFPELLQENADGAVLARHASRWLDTPGELDRVRADLADLRRRCGPPGAADAAARIILEEMSAHA, encoded by the coding sequence ATGACGAACACCCCCCAGCCGGGCGCGGAGCCTGCCGAAGCGGCCGCCCTCGTTGCCGCAGCGTCCGCCCCCACGTCGGGCGCAACGTCGGGCGCAACGTCTGGCGCAACGTCGGGCGCAACGACTGGCCCAACGACTGGCGCAGCCCCCACCCCCCCGCCGCGCACCGTGTGGATCAACGCCGGTGAACTATCCGGCGACATGCACGGCGGACACCTGCTGGAGGCCCTGCGCCGCCGCGACCCGTCGTTGCGCTGCATCGGCATGGGCGGACCGCACCTGCGCGGTGCCGGGCAGGACGCCATCCTGCGGGTGGAAGACCTGTCCGTCATGGGCATCACCGAGGTGCTGGGCTACCTGCCGCGCATCCTCGGCATGCTGCGCCGCATCAAGGCCGAACTGGCCGCGCGCAGGCCCGACGCGGTGGTGCTCATCGACGCGCCGGAATTCAACTTCCGCATCGCCAGTGCCGCCCACGCGCTGGGCATTCCGGTGCATTACTACATCAGCCCCAAGATATGGGCGTGGCGCACCGGGCGGGTCAACTTCATCCGCCGCCACATCCGCCGGATGATCTGCATCCTGCCCTTCGAGGTGGAGTTCTACCGCCGCCACGGCATGGACGTGGACTACGTGGGCAACCCGCTGCTGGACATGATGGACTGGCAGCGGCTGGACGCCATCGCCCCCGTGCCGGGGCGCATCGGTCTGATGCCCGGCAGCCGCCGCAAGGAGATAGAGGCGCTGATGCCGGAATACGGCAAGGCTGCCCGGCTGCTGCTGGCGGACCGCCCCGGCCTGTCCTTCCACTGCGTGCGCGCCCCCAACGTGACCGAGGACGCCCTGCGCGCCCTGTGGCCCGCCGACGTGCCCCTGACCATCGAATCGCCCGACGACCGCTACGCCACCCTGCGCACCTGCCAGCTGCTGCTGGCCGCATCGGGCACGGCCACGCTGGAAACGGCGCTGCTGGGCGTGCCCACGCTGGTGGCCTACCGGGTGTCGCCGTTCTCGTACTGGCTGGGCAAGCGGCTGGTGAAGGTCCGGTGGGTCAGCCTGCCCAACCTCGTGCTGAACCGCGAAGTGTTTCCCGAACTGTTGCAGGAAAACGCCGACGGCGCCGTACTGGCCCGCCACGCCAGCCGCTGGCTGGATACCCCCGGCGAACTGGACCGCGTGCGCGCCGACCTGGCCGACCTGCGCCGCCGCTGCGGCCCCCCCGGCGCGGCGGATGCCGCAGCGCGGATCATTCTGGAAGAGATGTCCGCCCACGCCTGA
- the rfbD gene encoding dTDP-4-dehydrorhamnose reductase has product MSPRPKALVLGGRTGLLGQALVRVLRESGWDALPTGRDDVNVLDSGALASFIERAEPAVIFNTVAWTQVDLAEEREEDATRLNRQLPTCLARMVRGTPMHLVHFSTDFVFSGRKGTPYTPDDTPDPASVYGATKLAGEQAVLQQCPDNACVVRTSWLFGPGRRNFVKVILDICHDKGEARVVHDQIGSPTYTLDLAAGSVKLAELRATGIFHVANAGQASWCELASEAVNLAGLPCKVHAIPSRDYPQKAQRPPFSVLDTARFTQMTGITPRPWPQALRDYIYKECLPGTHDA; this is encoded by the coding sequence GTGAGCCCGCGCCCCAAGGCGCTGGTGCTCGGCGGCAGGACCGGGCTGCTCGGCCAGGCCCTGGTGCGCGTGCTGCGCGAATCGGGCTGGGACGCCCTGCCCACCGGGCGGGACGACGTGAACGTGCTCGATTCCGGGGCGCTGGCCTCGTTCATCGAGCGCGCCGAACCCGCCGTGATCTTCAACACCGTGGCCTGGACCCAGGTGGACCTGGCCGAAGAGCGCGAGGAAGACGCCACCCGCCTCAACCGGCAACTGCCCACCTGCCTTGCGCGCATGGTGCGCGGCACGCCCATGCACCTTGTGCACTTCAGCACCGATTTCGTGTTCAGCGGCAGGAAGGGCACGCCCTACACGCCGGACGACACGCCCGACCCCGCGTCCGTTTACGGCGCCACCAAGCTGGCCGGTGAACAGGCCGTGCTGCAACAGTGCCCGGACAACGCCTGCGTGGTGCGCACATCCTGGCTGTTCGGCCCGGGGCGCCGCAATTTCGTCAAGGTCATCCTGGACATCTGCCACGACAAGGGCGAGGCCCGCGTGGTGCACGACCAGATCGGCTCGCCCACCTACACCCTGGATCTGGCGGCGGGCAGCGTGAAGCTGGCCGAACTGCGGGCCACCGGCATCTTCCACGTGGCCAATGCCGGGCAGGCCAGCTGGTGCGAACTGGCGTCCGAGGCGGTGAACCTGGCCGGGCTGCCCTGCAAGGTGCACGCGATACCCTCGCGCGATTACCCGCAAAAGGCCCAGCGCCCGCCCTTTTCGGTGCTGGACACCGCGCGCTTCACCCAGATGACCGGCATCACCCCGCGCCCGTGGCCGCAGGCCCTGCGCGACTACATCTACAAGGAATGCCTGCCCGGCACGCACGACGCCTGA